Part of the Tolypothrix sp. PCC 7910 genome, TGGTGAAGGTTATTGCACAAGAGAATTACGCCGACGTGGTGCCACACGAGTATATGGAATAGATAGTTCCCAAGCCATGATTGCAGCCGCAAATCTGCAAGAGTCAGAAAATCTGCTAGGAATTAAATATGAAGTAGGATGTGCTACAAATCTCCCACAATTTGGTGATGGTGAAATAGATTTAGTAGTTGCTGTTTTTCTATTTAACTATTTAACAATTGCTCAAACTCAAGAATGTATGAAAGAAGTTGCCAGAGTACTTCATCCTGGCGGCAGATTTGTATTTAGTATTCCCCATCCATCCTTTCCCTATATGCGTGAAGCCGCATATCCGTTTTATTTTCAAGTAGAAGATAAAGGCTACTTTAGCAAGCGAGATCAGCTATTCCCTGGACGTATTTGGAAACGAGATGGTTCTTGGCTCAATGTTCAACTAATCCACAAAACTCTGGAAGATTATTTTAATTGTTTGCTGATGGCTAATTTCAATACAATGCCAATCCTCAAAGAATTACGTGTGACTCCAGAACATATTGCATTAGATGAATCATTTTTTAGTCCCTTGCTCGATTTACCACTTCATTTAGCAATTCAAGTATCAAAGTAATGTCATCTTTAGAAACAAATTCTTTGCGGGAAATAACAGTTAACCATCCTCTATGGAACCATCATTTCCTCACTCGTTGTCGTACTGGAAATTTATCTCTTCCAGACGTACAAGTGCTAGCTGTGCAGA contains:
- a CDS encoding class I SAM-dependent methyltransferase, with protein sequence MSILNNKDSTINLYNHTASDWVRGQALSLSDFTARPFVLEMCEPINQLQVLDLGCGEGYCTRELRRRGATRVYGIDSSQAMIAAANLQESENLLGIKYEVGCATNLPQFGDGEIDLVVAVFLFNYLTIAQTQECMKEVARVLHPGGRFVFSIPHPSFPYMREAAYPFYFQVEDKGYFSKRDQLFPGRIWKRDGSWLNVQLIHKTLEDYFNCLLMANFNTMPILKELRVTPEHIALDESFFSPLLDLPLHLAIQVSK